Genomic window (Verrucomicrobiota bacterium):
GTATTGACCTAGAGTCTCTATTCTTTTTTTCCCAATACCCTCCAATCGCATAAGATCCCAAATTGAATTATACGGTCTATTCGCCACAATATCAGCAGCGAGATTTCCACCAACTCCAGGAACCAACCTCAGCTCTTTTTCGCTAGCCGTATTAATATTCACCAACAATATCGTTCCATCTGTAAGAGGATCTGGAATGGGTTCTTTACTACTCCAAAGAGGAGTTTTCTCAACAGTTTGGGCGACTTTTTTTGTACTTGGTTTCGCGGGCTTTGTTGGTGGTTGAGACTCTGGTTCCGAAGTCGTATCCGGGAACAAGTCAGCAGGTCGTGCCAAAGCCAGCATTTCAAACTTTTTCACCGTGTCCTCTGTGCGATTACTTACGTGAGTAAGTATTTCTTTTTCCAGAGCTGCAACTCTCTCGTTGGCTCGTTCCGTCTCAAGGAATAACTTATAATTTTCCCGAGACAGCTCTTCGTTCGCCTGCTTGAGCTTCTCTATCTCAGCACGAGATTCATCCTTATAATTTTGGAAAAGAACCATAAGTGATTTTAAGCTTT
Coding sequences:
- a CDS encoding helix-hairpin-helix domain-containing protein; this translates as MKKLLSWILLMAAIIPFPLFSQENAQVDESLKSLMVLFQNYKDESRAEIEKLKQANEELSRENYKLFLETERANERVAALEKEILTHVSNRTEDTVKKFEMLALARPADLFPDTTSEPESQPPTKPAKPSTKKVAQTVEKTPLWSSKEPIPDPLTDGTILLVNINTASEKELRLVPGVGGNLAADIVANRPYNSIWDLMRLEGIGKKRIETLGQYMTVK